A genomic window from Cucumis melo cultivar AY chromosome 8, USDA_Cmelo_AY_1.0, whole genome shotgun sequence includes:
- the LOC103486120 gene encoding cytosolic Fe-S cluster assembly factor NBP35, with amino-acid sequence MENSEIPENANENCPGPESESAGKSDACQGCPNQSICATAPKGPDPDLISIAERMATVKHKILVLSGKGGVGKSTFSAQLAFALAAMDFQVGLLDIDICGPSIPKMLGLEGQDVHQSNLGWSPVYIESNLGVMSIGFMLPNPDEAVIWRGPRKNGLIKQFLKDVYWGELDFLVVDAPPGTSDEHISIVQCLKATGIDGAIIVTTPQQVSLIDVRKEVSFCKTVGVEVLGVVENMSSLCQPLLDMKFLKTTEAGEQTDVTEWVGEYIREKAPELLNLITYSEVFDSSGGGAAKMCREMDVPFLGKVPLDPQLCKAAEEGRSCFGDQKCGVSASALKKIIEKLIQNQGFSTMSIDAKA; translated from the exons ATGGAGAATAGCGAAATCCCTGAAAACGCCAATGAAA ATTGCCCGGGTCCTGAGTCGGAGTCTGCAGGGAAATCAGATGCCTGTCAAGGATGTCCCAACCAATCCATTTGTGCTACTGCACCTAAAGGCCCTGACCCAG ACCTGATTTCAATAGCGGAACGAATGGCAACGGTTAAGCACAAGATTCTTGTTCTATCAGGTAAGGGTGGGGTTGGAAAGAGCACATTCTCTGCTCAGCTTGCATTTGCCCTTGCTGCCATGGACTTCCAGGTGGGTCTCCTTGATATTGATATTTGTGGCCCGAGTATCCCAAAGATGCTAGGTCTAGAAGGTCAAGATGTGCATCAGAGTAACCTTGGATGGTCCCCTGTTTACATAGAGTCCAACCTTGGAGTTATGTCGATTGGTTTCATGCTCCCTAACCCCGACGAAGCGGTCATTTGGAGAGGCCCTCGAAAAAATGGGCTTATTAAGCAGTTTCTAAAGGATGTGTATTGGGGAGAGCTTGATTTTCTGGTTGTTGATGCTCCACCTGGGACTTCAGATGAGCACATATCAATTGTACAATGCCTCAAGGCTACTGGAATCGACGGTGCAATCATCGTCACAACTCCACAACAAGTGTCTCTCATTGATGTGCGGAAAGAAGTGAGTTTCTGCAAAACAGTAGGAGTAGAAGTTCTTGGAGTTGTAGAGAACATGAGCAGCTTGTGCCAACCACTATTAGATATGAAGTTCTTGAAGACAACAGAGGCCGGAGAGCAGACAGATGTAACAGAATGGGTGGGAGAGTACATTCGAGAAAAAGCGCCAGAGCTTCTAAACTTGATTACTTATAGTGAAGTGTTCGATAGTAGCGGAGGTGGTGCTGCAAAAATGTGTAGGGAGATGGATGTGCCATTCCTAGGGAAGGTACCATTGGATCCACAGCTTTGCAAGGCAGCTGAAGAAGGAAGGTCCTGTTTTGGTGACCAAAAATGTGGGGTAAGTGCCTCAGCACTGAAGAAGATTATAGAGAAGTTGATACAAAATCAAGGGTTTTCAACAATGTCAATAGATGCTAAAGCCTAG
- the LOC103486119 gene encoding uncharacterized protein LOC103486119 isoform X1 → MLLDNCNILLVTFPMVLVQMPCGKKKKMGLSQIRFFRRNIIVSSKDLIQLTSVRSFAAGGKSKKGSKGGAAADAPKASILSKEVKSTTVVGANILKEGADPKIMADSEYPAWLWHLLDKHPPLSELRRKNAESLPYADLRRFVKLDTRARIKENNSIKAK, encoded by the exons ATGCTGTTGGACAACTGTAATATATTGTTGGTCACATTTCCAATGGTGCTTGTTCAAATGCCCTGTGGG aaaaagaaaaaaatgggtttGAGCCAAATTAGATTTTTTAGAAGGAACATTATTGTCAGTAGCAAAGATCTAATACAACTGACGTCGGTACGATCATTTGCTGCCGGGGGAAAATCAAAGAAGGGATCTAAAGGGGGTGCAGCTGCTGATGCTCCTAAAGCATCAATTCTAAGTAAAGAGGTGAAGTCTACGACTGTAGTTGGTGCCAATATTCTCAAGGAAGGTGCAGATCCAAAAATTATGGCAGACTCAGAATACCCTGCTTGGCTGTGGCATTTGCTTGATAAGCATCCACCTCTAAGTGAATTACGAAGGAAGAATGCTGAAAGTCTTCCTTATGCAGATCTCAGACGCTTTGTTAAATTGGATACTCGAGCAAGGATCAAGGAAAACAATTCTATTAAGGCCAAGTAA
- the LOC103486119 gene encoding 54S ribosomal protein L37, mitochondrial isoform X2 — translation MGLSQIRFFRRNIIVSSKDLIQLTSVRSFAAGGKSKKGSKGGAAADAPKASILSKEVKSTTVVGANILKEGADPKIMADSEYPAWLWHLLDKHPPLSELRRKNAESLPYADLRRFVKLDTRARIKENNSIKAK, via the coding sequence atgggtttGAGCCAAATTAGATTTTTTAGAAGGAACATTATTGTCAGTAGCAAAGATCTAATACAACTGACGTCGGTACGATCATTTGCTGCCGGGGGAAAATCAAAGAAGGGATCTAAAGGGGGTGCAGCTGCTGATGCTCCTAAAGCATCAATTCTAAGTAAAGAGGTGAAGTCTACGACTGTAGTTGGTGCCAATATTCTCAAGGAAGGTGCAGATCCAAAAATTATGGCAGACTCAGAATACCCTGCTTGGCTGTGGCATTTGCTTGATAAGCATCCACCTCTAAGTGAATTACGAAGGAAGAATGCTGAAAGTCTTCCTTATGCAGATCTCAGACGCTTTGTTAAATTGGATACTCGAGCAAGGATCAAGGAAAACAATTCTATTAAGGCCAAGTAA